The following proteins are encoded in a genomic region of Natrinema sp. DC36:
- a CDS encoding SDR family NAD(P)-dependent oxidoreductase codes for MTHQRGAIIVGASSGIGEALARRLADDGYEIGMAARRTERMQRIGADLPTKSYVATMDVTATEDARAGFFELAEAMPSVDLVVISAGTAARNRDLEWEPEERTIDVNVRGCTAVATAAMEYFERNPDHASEADGHLVGLSSVAAHVGNDDAPAYNASKAFVSTYLEGLRYRQTDRDADVTITTIEPGFVDTELSMGGFWECSPETAAEQIARAIAKKRTHAYVTRRWRAIAWVLDLAPERLLRRLL; via the coding sequence ATGACCCACCAACGCGGAGCCATCATCGTCGGGGCGTCGTCGGGTATCGGCGAGGCGCTGGCCCGTCGACTCGCTGACGACGGCTACGAGATCGGCATGGCGGCCCGGCGAACGGAACGGATGCAGCGGATCGGCGCGGACCTCCCGACGAAATCGTACGTCGCGACGATGGACGTCACCGCGACCGAGGACGCTCGAGCGGGCTTTTTCGAACTCGCCGAGGCGATGCCGTCGGTCGACCTCGTCGTCATCAGCGCCGGGACCGCGGCCCGCAATCGCGACCTCGAGTGGGAACCCGAGGAGCGAACGATCGACGTCAACGTCCGGGGCTGTACGGCCGTCGCGACGGCCGCGATGGAATACTTCGAGCGCAACCCGGACCACGCGAGCGAGGCGGACGGCCACCTCGTGGGACTTTCCTCAGTCGCGGCTCACGTCGGCAATGACGACGCACCGGCGTACAACGCCTCGAAGGCGTTCGTGTCGACTTACCTCGAGGGGCTGCGGTACCGACAAACCGACCGCGACGCCGACGTGACGATCACGACCATCGAACCGGGGTTCGTCGACACCGAGCTCTCGATGGGCGGGTTCTGGGAGTGTTCGCCCGAGACGGCGGCCGAACAGATCGCTCGAGCGATAGCGAAGAAACGAACCCACGCCTACGTCACTCGGCGCTGGCGAGCTATTGCGTGGGTTCTCGATCTGGCTCCGGAACGGCTGCTTCGACGGCTGTTGTGA
- a CDS encoding glutamate--tRNA ligase translates to MNDELRERVEREVEKHALLNAVKHESDADVGAIMGPLMGDNPEFREHGDEIPGIAGGVVGRMNDLDYEDKRERLEELAPEELAEIEAEEEEDEHDLPELPKADDDEIRMRCAPNPNGPWHVGHARMPAVIGTYRERYDGWFCVRFDDTDPETKRPDLEAYDAILEDLDYLGFEPDATYRASDRLETYYDHARDLIEMGGAYTCSCSGEAFSDLKNSAEACPHRDKDAETVLEEFEAMLEGEYSSGEMVLRVKTDIEHKNPALRDWVAFRMIDTPHPREEASDYRCWPMLDFQSGVDDHLLEITHIIRGIDLQDSAKRQQFVYDYFGWDYPEVIHWGHVQLDDYDVKMSTSTISALIDDDELDGWDDPRAPTLQSLRRRGIRGEAIVEAMTGLGTSTTDVDLAMSSIYANNRDLIDEETDRRFLVRDGNQIPLGGSPPEVGTPPLHPNHEERGVREIPVGDSVMLEPDDLPGREERIWLKGLGCFQFTRDVLQYTGEDIEVVREGDVDVVHWVPADERVPVRMRTMEGDVRGHAEPGVGDLESDEMVQFERVGFARIDRHDEEDEETVAYYAHP, encoded by the coding sequence ATGAACGACGAGTTACGCGAGCGCGTCGAACGCGAGGTCGAAAAACACGCGCTGTTGAACGCCGTCAAACACGAGAGCGACGCCGACGTCGGTGCCATCATGGGGCCGCTGATGGGCGACAACCCCGAGTTTCGCGAGCACGGCGACGAGATTCCGGGCATCGCCGGCGGCGTCGTGGGTCGAATGAACGACCTCGACTACGAGGACAAACGCGAACGGCTCGAGGAACTCGCACCCGAGGAACTCGCCGAAATCGAGGCCGAGGAGGAGGAAGACGAACACGACCTGCCGGAGCTGCCGAAGGCGGACGACGACGAGATCCGGATGCGGTGTGCACCGAATCCGAACGGCCCGTGGCACGTCGGCCACGCCCGGATGCCCGCCGTCATCGGCACCTACCGCGAGCGCTACGACGGCTGGTTCTGCGTGCGCTTCGACGACACCGATCCCGAGACCAAGCGGCCGGATCTCGAGGCTTACGACGCGATCCTCGAGGACCTCGACTACCTCGGCTTCGAGCCGGACGCGACCTACAGGGCGAGCGACCGCCTCGAGACTTACTACGACCACGCCCGCGACCTGATCGAGATGGGCGGGGCCTACACCTGCTCGTGTTCGGGCGAGGCGTTCTCGGACCTGAAGAACTCGGCCGAAGCCTGTCCCCACCGCGACAAGGACGCTGAAACAGTCCTCGAGGAGTTCGAGGCCATGCTCGAAGGCGAGTACAGCAGCGGCGAGATGGTCCTGCGGGTCAAGACCGACATCGAACACAAGAACCCGGCGCTGCGCGATTGGGTCGCCTTCCGGATGATCGACACGCCACACCCCCGCGAGGAGGCCAGCGACTACCGCTGCTGGCCGATGCTCGACTTCCAGTCGGGGGTCGACGACCACCTGCTCGAGATCACGCACATCATCCGCGGGATCGACCTGCAGGATTCGGCCAAACGACAGCAGTTCGTCTACGACTACTTCGGCTGGGATTACCCCGAGGTCATCCACTGGGGCCACGTCCAACTCGACGACTACGACGTGAAGATGAGCACGTCGACGATTTCGGCGCTGATCGACGATGACGAACTCGACGGCTGGGACGACCCGCGTGCGCCGACGCTGCAGAGCCTTCGCCGGCGCGGCATCCGCGGCGAAGCCATCGTCGAGGCGATGACCGGGCTCGGCACCTCGACCACCGATGTCGATCTCGCGATGAGTTCGATCTACGCAAACAACCGCGACCTGATCGACGAGGAGACCGACCGCCGATTCCTCGTTCGCGACGGCAACCAGATCCCCCTCGGCGGGAGCCCGCCCGAGGTGGGGACGCCGCCGCTCCATCCCAACCACGAGGAGCGCGGCGTTCGCGAGATCCCCGTCGGCGATTCGGTCATGCTCGAGCCCGACGACCTCCCCGGGCGCGAGGAGCGCATCTGGCTCAAGGGGCTGGGATGTTTCCAGTTCACCCGCGACGTCCTCCAGTATACGGGCGAGGACATCGAGGTCGTCCGCGAGGGCGACGTGGACGTCGTCCACTGGGTGCCGGCCGACGAGCGCGTCCCCGTCCGCATGCGGACGATGGAGGGCGACGTTCGGGGGCACGCGGAACCGGGCGTCGGCGATCTCGAGAGCGACGAGATGGTGCAGTTCGAACGGGTTGGGTTCGCGAGAATTGATCGGCACGACGAGGAGGACGAGGAGACGGTCGCGTACTACGCGCATCCCTGA
- a CDS encoding DUF456 domain-containing protein: MVDVVTVVAVALLVGAIVGAAVPMVPSGLLSLAGLGVYWWGAGLEELSVLTFAVLIFIAVITTLVDFFGGSIAARAGGASWLTTAAAAIVGIVLMIVTGPLGLLVGLFGTVFVLEFVRNGELEGSTRSAVYTTIGVLASTAVQVLLTVSILLGFLAAVFLL, from the coding sequence ATGGTCGACGTCGTCACCGTCGTCGCGGTCGCGTTGCTCGTGGGTGCCATCGTCGGAGCCGCCGTCCCGATGGTCCCGAGCGGCCTCCTTTCGCTCGCCGGACTCGGCGTCTACTGGTGGGGTGCCGGACTCGAGGAACTGAGCGTTCTCACCTTCGCCGTCCTCATCTTCATCGCCGTTATCACGACGCTCGTCGATTTCTTCGGCGGCTCGATCGCCGCCCGGGCCGGCGGCGCGTCCTGGCTGACGACCGCAGCCGCGGCTATCGTCGGTATCGTCCTCATGATCGTCACCGGCCCGCTGGGACTGTTGGTCGGCCTCTTCGGCACCGTCTTCGTCCTCGAGTTCGTTCGCAACGGCGAACTCGAGGGGAGCACGCGATCGGCGGTCTATACGACGATCGGCGTCCTCGCGTCGACGGCGGTGCAGGTCCTGCTGACGGTATCAATCTTGCTCGGATTCCTCGCGGCCGTCTTCCTCCTGTAA
- a CDS encoding twin-arginine translocation signal domain-containing protein — MTVDAPDVTTGPSSRRRFLGAAATVGTTAVAGCVGSLLDTSDSNEIEPEEPSEPRKGTPGEFYTLVERNDIPVESLRWDGSDLVLRYDSSASTESESTTEIEVITTVYNENLVKNDAEVDMLYAEVTEPFDGQAYGWGVKTEWCKQYNAAVADSEGGDNETGSDDDGSTDSEGDTEESDGSNETESDGNSTDTTDSDGNSTDTTDSDGNSTDTTDSDGNSTDTTDSDASGTEDGTSSVSRAAMVLMSNVLNTRVYEDDVEN; from the coding sequence ATGACTGTCGACGCCCCCGACGTAACTACCGGACCCTCCTCTCGACGACGGTTTCTCGGCGCGGCCGCGACCGTCGGCACGACCGCAGTCGCTGGCTGTGTCGGATCGCTACTCGATACGTCCGATTCGAACGAGATCGAACCCGAAGAGCCCAGCGAGCCCCGAAAGGGGACGCCCGGCGAGTTCTACACGCTCGTCGAGCGAAACGACATCCCGGTCGAATCGCTCCGGTGGGACGGCTCGGATCTGGTCCTCCGATATGACTCGAGTGCCTCGACCGAATCGGAATCGACGACGGAGATCGAGGTCATCACGACCGTCTACAACGAGAACCTCGTGAAAAACGACGCCGAGGTCGACATGCTCTACGCGGAGGTCACGGAGCCGTTCGACGGGCAGGCCTACGGCTGGGGCGTCAAGACCGAGTGGTGCAAGCAGTATAATGCGGCCGTCGCCGACAGCGAGGGCGGCGACAACGAGACCGGCAGTGATGACGATGGGTCGACCGATTCGGAGGGCGACACCGAGGAGTCCGACGGCTCCAACGAAACCGAAAGCGACGGTAACAGTACCGACACAACTGATAGTGACGGTAACAGTACCGACACAACTGATAGTGACGGTAACAGTACCGACACAACTGATAGTGACGGTAACAGTACCGACACAACTGATAGTGACGCCAGCGGTACCGAGGATGGCACGTCCTCGGTGAGCCGGGCCGCGATGGTCCTCATGAGCAACGTCCTCAACACGCGGGTGTACGAGGACGACGTCGAGAACTGA